Below is a window of Syngnathus typhle isolate RoL2023-S1 ecotype Sweden linkage group LG12, RoL_Styp_1.0, whole genome shotgun sequence DNA.
AAACAAATGTCGACCCAGgcacacagagaaaaaaatgatgacACACATTAATTGGGTGTCTAGTTAAAAAGACATCAAGATGTGTCAAACGGGGGTCTCGCCAAAGACACATCAATATCAACGGGTTCCGTTATCTGAGCTGTGTCATTATGGTCAAAGTGCGTGGGCGCTCCATGGATGGTACACATAAATGCAGGTTGGCAGGCAGAAGACACGTACCaaatttcctcaaatagtggccTTCGCTCGACTGAACACCTCCCTCCCAAAAAATTCCACATACTCTGCAGTCGAGTATTATTGTAGTATAGTTGTAGAGTAtctaagtgtgtgcgtgtgtgggtgggCTTGCGattgtgtgcgtacgtgcgttcaaGTCCTTGGTTGTAAAATCTCAGGCTGGTGAGGTTTATGGAGAAAACGGATGAGGTCGGAACCTACTGAGGTGCTTTGTGTGCTCAATGATTGTATACGTGAAATGGCTGTGTGACGCACTATACATTTGCCCATTGGGAGAAAGAAGTGCAATGCATCTTTAAAGTGGAGCTCTCAACAGTTTACTggatgtaggtgtgtgtgtgtgtgtgtgtatgtatgtgcgtgtgtgtgtgtatacacgcCTTCTGGTTTACAGTGACCGGAATCTCATCGGCCTTTTGTGTAGCCGGGAAAGAACTGGTCCAGCAGAACCTGTAGAGTCTTGTTTTGTGTCATGACGTAGTCCTTGCCCAGGTCGTGGCGGCAGGCGGGGCAAGTGTACACCTCGGCCCGGAACGAGCGCTGGAGGCACGTCTAAGCACACGGAACAAAAAGGCATCTCATAAATTACTGTAGGAATATTATATTATTCTTGAGAAATAGATAAAAAGGTATGTTCATGTATTAGACTCCGAAAATTTGTAAAAAGTGTTTacaataaaatgaattaaaactcaaaattaaaataaaaaagggaacatcatttgtaaaaaagcatttgaaataaaattaattgcaataaaaaaaatggaacaaaaCTGGGAAGAGTTAAGAATAATGGAAAATAAAGTTAATTTGGGTTTACCCTAGAGCGCAAGAATGTGATTGGTCCAATCGAAATATTTTGGACAGCTCTTCACTGTTTTACCTTGCAAACGTTGTGCGAGCAGACGGTGGTGACGGGCTGGAAGGCCAGCTCCTGGCAGCAGACGCACATGAAGATTTGTTCCATCTTGCGCAGGAAGTTCTCCAAAAGCACATCAAGAAACATTAGTTTCATTTTGAGAGGGGGTGCAGAGATAACATCCCAAATTGGGTAGGCTATTCTGAGCAAGAAAGAACTTACTGGTCCCTCTGTAAGGTGTCCCAGGGCCTCGTCCCACAACTTCTTGTTGGCCGTGTCCTCTCCGAtcaactgctgctgctgctccgacAGAACGAACGCCTCCTCCACCTTCACGCGCTTTAAGGGAGGCTCAGACGCTGGTGACCAATCTGGAcgagcggggggaaaaaaaaatacaaataaaaagtaaataacAAACGTAATGTAAATGTCTCTGTTCCCATGTCacaccagcagagggcagcaatAATCCACGGCATCCTCAAATAATGGCATCAAAAACAAATAACTGCAGctcagtaaataaaaataaaaacggtgGACttgatcaatttaaaaaaagaaatacaatctcCCATGACGACAACGCCACCCACCAGAGTCCTTGCTGGTTTTCTGATTGCCGTTACTCTGCGgcgcctcctcctcgtcctcttccACGGCGGCCATCAGATGCTCGTactcttcgtcctcctcttCCGCCGCCTTCTCCATCTTATGTTCCTTCCGCGGCcgacccctccccctccccctacCTCGCCCCCGCCCGGAGTGGTGCTTACTCCGCCCGCCGCGACCGGGCCGCGCGACGGCCTCCTTCTTTGACTTGTTCGCCATGACCGCCTGATAGCCTGGTGGGTACTGTACACACATGGCCACGGTAACTAGGTAGAAATACTTCATATTTTTCAGGTGGACTGGCGGGTCTAACCTGGATCATTAGACCCAATTTTTTGATCCTCTCCAGTCCTTCTGGGGTCCAGGGTGCTGGTTCCAGATCGTCCCGTCTGAGCAGGTACCTCCACACCAAGTAGCCGCACTTGCCGATTTCCGGCCAATATTTCACCACCTAAAACGAAATCCGACAGCATCTAACACGTGTTCCGTGAAAACAAAAAGTGTCTCTTGACCTTGTAGATGCCGTCGTAGCGGTTTCCCTCCTCGGGGGCATATTTGCTGATGCGGCGACCTTTGGAGCTGCGCACCACTCTCACCGGCTTCCCGGCCCGCCAGTTCCGGGACTCGGCTCCGTCTTTGTCGTTGAGCGGGGCATCGCAGTTCAGCGCCAAAGCTCTGCGTATACACCAAACCTTTAGGACATAAACTGACTTGGCAGAGATGTGCAAAGATTCAGAGCTATGAACGGGAAACCGGACCTGTTCATGTGGGTCAACGTCTGGTCAAACGAGTGCTCTCCAATGCGTTTGTTTCCCGAGAGGTCACGACCTCCGCTGCCCGTGTATGTGAATTCATCCCCCCGGTCCTAAAGCAGGTCCAAGTGACACGAGTCAGATTTATTTTGCTCCCAaaggggaaaggggggggggggggcattgatTGGCATCCGCAATTCAATCAGCGTTAAACACACGACCTCACCACTTCATCCTCGAAGCCCCCCGCCAACACCAGCGAGTAGGACCCGTCGTTACTGCGACCGTGAATGCCGCCGACGTGCGGCCTGTGAACGCCTGCCTCGCTCACCTGAGAGTACAAAGAAAATGAAACGTGCCCTCTATAGTTTCCGCCCGGCAACCATACGGCAGCCAACCTGAACTCGGAATTTCCACGTGGTTCCGACGGGAACGCCGGGAATGGGTCCGTAGTGGTTGGAGGGAACGATGGTGCACTCCTTGGTACGTCCCACGCAGGCCATGCCCTGAAGAGAAGAGCATAAGCGCAATTAAAATGacctggacaaaagtattgggacacatcTCTTCATCCACATTGAATACCGACTTAACTGCGCGTGTATTTATATCAAAGCGAGAATTCGGGACAATGCTTGGTATGAAGTCATGGCTGCTAAATGCGCCCACATAACACTCATAAGCTGAGCTGTTTTGAATTAGCTCACAGACGGAATGTtccaaagaagaaagaaaggaggTATTTTCCCCATGACATGTCCAGGAAAGTGTCTCGGTCACACTAAGCACCATTTAACTCATTACCTTagaacaggggtccccaaactttttcctgtgagggccacataacctttcccttctctgatggcgggccggtggcagtttgtaacagaaaaagtgtgacgatcgtaggggagcttaaaaaaattattgttttccagaaagccacacataaccaaataacggttatttaataaccctttccaggttctttacagaaaaaaggtcaggaaacaaataataacactattaatgaaataaataataactaaaccctctctgagttcttcacagaaaaaacaggaaataaataataactaaataactctctctgggttcttcatagaaaaaaaaccatggaacattaactttctgttgtgccatgcacaatcttaacagacaaaagttcagctcagttgtcagagcagaacctctctgacacatatgagcagtctcttaaagttcttgtgttccttccttataatccttttgtaggttccagtaggcttgtagacaccgctgtcttttttgttaaagtttgatagtgcgtcatagtctggagtaaaatttgttgtggcaattcttaggcgagatccgaggtgttggtccgtttacctcgatctgtgacgggtagatgttgacgttcatgtggctgaacgtcacgtcgcgtacgtcgagccaaattggcaactcttttaaacgctcggcactgtgttcaccctgctttacttgggcgacattttaacggaaggattccaggggaaggtttgtgggtggctttagcgcaaaactgcatctgaaagctcagcgcgcgaattacaagaatgctgtcgtcacagcccacgctctaaattcgggactgatacaaatagagcgcgagtgcgccatgtccgtacacgcacttgtgagtgtgcaccgagctttctgacacggcttccggtagtaaatgcgcaagcgagcgctcccccttctactggggaaacgcagtcattgcaggcaaaatgagcaaaaaaaaaaaaaaaaacagtttaataatacaatttattcagggttggcgggccggattaaacggtcccgcgggccgtatccggcccgcgggccgtagtttggtgacccctgccttagaaggtgaaatgaaaaaaatgaactCGCCCAAAAATAGTactgtcttttctttcttttttttaacaccattgATTGTGGCTGCAATTTGCCCCCTTTCCATTTTCCTCTTACCTTGCCCCAGTCTCGTTGACTCTCGGTCGTGGCTGATGGCATTTTGGCTCTCTTCTTGCTGGCCTTGAGCTTTTCCCCGGCCTTGACCACTTCGCTTGTGTCATTCTTACAGGTGGGACAGTACCTGGCGGCAAAACATGGGAGGAGCTTACACGATGATGTCATCTTGTAGCGCTTACAAAACAGGGG
It encodes the following:
- the LOC133163503 gene encoding E3 ubiquitin-protein ligase UHRF2-like, encoding MWIQVRTIDGKETRTVDDLSRLTKIETLRVKIRDIFNVSPQQQRLFYRGKQMEDGQTLFDYNVGLNDIVQLLIRSQTDPPDSPLAKEPPSVACTSTPAPASAVPRAESPDRPAPVSPAAMETSPDKDNDRSDTAETADESKPDAIAPNNSASTKNGIKPPSPPRDTQPPTSSKNTLVDPGIGKYKINELVDCRDVTVGAWFEACVENVTRAPKGPIKNKVGRPPKRTNGKLEGEQGQQPLGPGQSTDTVRNNALNSESNGASTSQTDSAEEDVVYHIKYEDYPENGLVEMRAVNIRPRARTLLRWDQLMVGMHVFVNYNMETPEERGFWFDAEIQTLNQASRTNKELRVKILLGGPGDVIGDCKIHFLDEIYQLEKPGASALSAADGQFKRKSGPECKHCKADPDAECRFCSCCVCGGKQDAHMQLLCDECNMAFHIYCLNPPLATIPDDEDWYCPTCKNDTSEVVKAGEKLKASKKRAKMPSATTESQRDWGKGMACVGRTKECTIVPSNHYGPIPGVPVGTTWKFRVQVSEAGVHRPHVGGIHGRSNDGSYSLVLAGGFEDEVDRGDEFTYTGSGGRDLSGNKRIGEHSFDQTLTHMNRALALNCDAPLNDKDGAESRNWRAGKPVRVVRSSKGRRISKYAPEEGNRYDGIYKVVKYWPEIGKCGYLVWRYLLRRDDLEPAPWTPEGLERIKKLGLMIQYPPGYQAVMANKSKKEAVARPGRGGRSKHHSGRGRGRGRGRGRPRKEHKMEKAAEEEDEEYEHLMAAVEEDEEEAPQSNGNQKTSKDSDWSPASEPPLKRVKVEEAFVLSEQQQQLIGEDTANKKLWDEALGHLTEGPNFLRKMEQIFMCVCCQELAFQPVTTVCSHNVCKTCLQRSFRAEVYTCPACRHDLGKDYVMTQNKTLQVLLDQFFPGYTKGR